Sequence from the Halopelagius inordinatus genome:
AAGAATCCACTTTGCTTTAGCCGAGAAGACAAAGCGGGTCCGGTGTCGGCTCTGCCGTCGTCCGGCCGAAATCACGTGGACTGATGTTCGTCCGATCGAAAGACCCCCTAGAAGATCGTCAGGAGAACGACGGGAGCACGTCCTCGCGGTAGAGATCGAACGCCGCCTCTTGGTCGTCGCCGATCTGATGGATGTACACGTGGTCGTAGCCCGCGTCGATCGCTTGTTGGATACTGTCGATGTGCTGTTGGGCGTCGGGGCCTGTCATGATACTTCCCTCCGCGATGTCCCCTTCGGAGACCATCTGCGTGGCTTGCTCGAAGTGGGTCGGCGTCGGCAGAATCGCGCTCAGTTCGCCCGGCAACCCCGAGTTACGCCACTTCTCGTGTGCGGTGGAGACGCCTTTCGCCTCGGTTTCGGCGACGCAGGCGTGGAGTTGACAGAAGCGGGGGCCCTCACCGCCGTGTTCCTCCCACGTCTCTATGACGTCCTGCGGGCCGACCGACCAGAAGCCGTCGCCGATTTCGGCCGCCGACGTCGCCGCCCGGTCCCCGTACGCCGAGACGCAGATGGGCGGTCGATCCTCCGGAAGCGTGTAGAGTCGGGCGTTCTCGACGGTGTAGTGGT
This genomic interval carries:
- a CDS encoding TIGR03557 family F420-dependent LLM class oxidoreductase, producing the protein MTEIGYTLSSEEHSPTALVEQAKRAEEVGFDFLSISDHYHPWLDAQGNSPFAWAVLGGVAEGTEDIDVGVGVTPPILRYHPALYAQIAATTAAMFDGRQFYAGVGTGESLNEHIYGDRWPEHEVRLEMLEEAVDVVRKLWTGERVSHHGDHYTVENARLYTLPEDRPPICVSAYGDRAATSAAEIGDGFWSVGPQDVIETWEEHGGEGPRFCQLHACVAETEAKGVSTAHEKWRNSGLPGELSAILPTPTHFEQATQMVSEGDIAEGSIMTGPDAQQHIDSIQQAIDAGYDHVYIHQIGDDQEAAFDLYREDVLPSFS